The following are from one region of the Paenibacillus bovis genome:
- a CDS encoding TIGR02452 family protein has protein sequence MTKHINSATQGVKNTQGAREIRSRWAQETLDILDNGQYINAMGETITIHNQIKYTIDHSRLYRPSELPDIQHAVEARIREQADTLDTAAIYQEIRNRIECTNESTLAAAQRLAVNEEKQHVLALNFASARNPGGGFLGGSQAQEESLARSSSLYPAIVQMEEMYKHNRQEKSCLYSDYMIYSPDVTIFREDQGQLRDQPYQVSMITAPAVNAGVVREREPEREHEIELVMKQRIRYILATANEQGEENLILGAYGCGVFRNRPEEVARWFHDILFKEGYGLLFYKIVFAILDRSKTGGVMTAFQTVFE, from the coding sequence ATGACCAAACATATAAATTCCGCTACACAGGGAGTTAAAAACACCCAGGGAGCCAGAGAGATTCGTTCCAGATGGGCGCAGGAAACCCTGGATATTCTGGACAACGGGCAATATATTAATGCAATGGGAGAAACAATAACGATCCATAATCAGATAAAGTATACTATCGATCATTCACGACTGTATCGTCCATCTGAGCTGCCCGATATTCAGCATGCAGTCGAAGCACGTATTCGCGAACAGGCAGATACACTGGATACAGCAGCTATTTATCAGGAGATCCGCAACCGGATCGAATGTACGAATGAATCCACACTCGCAGCCGCGCAGCGTCTGGCGGTTAATGAAGAGAAGCAGCATGTACTGGCGCTTAACTTTGCTTCTGCTCGCAATCCGGGTGGTGGATTCCTCGGAGGCAGTCAGGCGCAGGAAGAGAGTCTGGCACGTTCTTCTTCCTTGTACCCGGCTATCGTACAAATGGAAGAGATGTACAAGCATAACCGTCAGGAAAAGAGCTGTCTCTATTCCGATTACATGATCTATTCGCCCGATGTAACCATATTCCGCGAAGATCAGGGACAGCTGCGTGATCAGCCTTACCAAGTATCGATGATAACTGCCCCGGCGGTGAACGCTGGTGTAGTACGTGAACGTGAGCCAGAGCGGGAGCATGAGATTGAGCTGGTAATGAAGCAGCGTATTCGCTATATTCTGGCGACAGCGAATGAACAGGGAGAAGAAAACCTGATTCTCGGAGCCTATGGCTGCGGTGTATTCCGTAACCGTCCAGAAGAGGTCGCCCGCTGGTTCCATGATATTCTGTTCAAAGAAGGATATGGTCTGCTATTTTACAAAATCGTATTTGCTATCCTGGATCGATCCAAAACAGGTGGAGTGATGACTGCTTTTCAGACTGTATTTGAATAA
- a CDS encoding NADAR family protein, whose translation MSKPKEKFTFFYRSESPFSQWYPAVFVVGEYTFDSAEQYMMYGKAMLFGDKEIADKIRSAKHPRQQKQLGRQVQHFDKKVWDEHARQIVYEGNHAKFTQNKELLEALLATKGTTLVEASPTDRIWGIGLAEEDPRVHNRSTWRGTNWLGEVLTELREQLLSDHQK comes from the coding sequence ATGAGCAAACCAAAGGAGAAATTTACGTTTTTTTACCGGAGTGAGTCACCATTCTCGCAGTGGTATCCGGCTGTTTTTGTAGTGGGAGAGTATACATTTGATAGTGCCGAGCAGTATATGATGTACGGTAAAGCAATGCTGTTTGGGGATAAGGAAATAGCAGACAAAATTCGGTCTGCCAAACATCCAAGGCAGCAAAAGCAGCTGGGCCGTCAGGTACAGCATTTTGATAAAAAGGTATGGGATGAGCATGCCAGACAGATCGTATACGAAGGCAACCATGCCAAATTCACACAAAATAAAGAACTGCTGGAGGCTCTACTGGCGACTAAGGGAACCACATTAGTAGAAGCTAGCCCTACCGATCGCATCTGGGGAATTGGACTGGCTGAAGAAGACCCCCGTGTCCATAATCGCAGCACCTGGCGAGGCACCAACTGGCTGGGAGAAGTGCTTACCGAGCTAAGGGAACAATTGCTGTCTGATCACCAAAAATAA
- a CDS encoding NUDIX hydrolase — protein sequence MSDRYSLDHQGLTEQQFLDQYDAGIYERPSVTADMLIFTITDQEQDNYRKLPDKSLQLLLIQRGEHPFMGQWALPGGFVGMKESLDEAAARELRSETGLNEIYMEQLYTWGEVERDPRTRVISTSYMALVDSSTQQVRAGEDAQDARWFELNYRIMQETKTHLPDGCRLEKEVHIHLRHQDIELSGVVKVTRTYCGTITGVEWEVLQSEGIGFDHAKMIAYGVERLRSKIEYTDIVFNLMPPLFTLSALQQVYETILDRELLAPAFRRKIAPRVMATNEYTRDAGHRPSQLYRFRPEWEDA from the coding sequence ATGAGTGATCGTTATTCACTGGATCATCAGGGGCTTACCGAACAGCAGTTTCTCGACCAATACGATGCAGGTATATATGAACGCCCTTCGGTTACTGCGGATATGCTGATTTTTACGATTACAGATCAGGAACAGGATAACTACCGCAAGCTCCCGGATAAGTCGCTTCAACTGCTGCTTATCCAGCGCGGTGAACATCCTTTTATGGGACAGTGGGCATTACCCGGAGGATTTGTTGGCATGAAAGAGAGCCTGGACGAGGCGGCAGCGCGTGAACTGCGAAGCGAAACAGGGCTGAACGAGATTTATATGGAACAATTGTATACGTGGGGAGAGGTGGAACGGGACCCTCGTACACGGGTGATCAGCACTTCGTATATGGCATTGGTCGATTCCTCGACACAGCAGGTACGTGCTGGAGAAGATGCCCAGGATGCACGTTGGTTCGAGCTGAATTATCGGATTATGCAGGAGACCAAGACGCATCTGCCGGATGGCTGCCGTCTGGAAAAGGAAGTGCATATTCATCTCCGTCATCAGGATATCGAGCTGTCCGGAGTAGTGAAGGTAACCCGTACATATTGTGGCACTATTACCGGTGTGGAATGGGAAGTGCTGCAAAGTGAAGGGATTGGTTTTGACCATGCCAAAATGATTGCTTATGGAGTAGAACGGCTGCGCAGTAAAATAGAATATACGGATATCGTATTTAATCTGATGCCGCCGCTATTTACCCTGTCAGCATTACAACAGGTATACGAGACCATTCTGGATCGTGAGCTACTGGCACCGGCTTTCCGGCGCAAAATCGCTCCGCGTGTAATGGCTACCAATGAATATACCCGTGACGCAGGACATCGACCTTCCCAGCTGTATCGTTTCCGCCCGGAATGGGAAGACGCATAA
- a CDS encoding antibiotic biosynthesis monooxygenase family protein, giving the protein MFVILRTMTVTEGNSDKIVERFSKPGSLVEQQPGFINIEIMVKQTRRGEEEVVILFRWESEEAWKNWEKSDAHIQGHRQNAGQPKPEYVLNVTHARYDVKAVKGAAEPTV; this is encoded by the coding sequence ATGTTCGTTATTCTTCGTACGATGACTGTTACGGAAGGCAACTCCGACAAAATCGTTGAACGTTTTAGCAAGCCGGGATCGCTCGTCGAGCAGCAGCCAGGTTTTATAAATATTGAAATTATGGTAAAACAGACTCGCCGTGGAGAAGAAGAAGTAGTTATTCTGTTCCGTTGGGAATCCGAGGAAGCCTGGAAAAACTGGGAGAAAAGCGATGCCCATATTCAGGGACACCGTCAAAATGCCGGTCAACCCAAACCAGAATACGTACTGAATGTTACTCATGCACGGTATGATGTAAAAGCAGTCAAAGGCGCGGCAGAGCCTACTGTCTAA
- a CDS encoding substrate-binding domain-containing protein has product MDEQVSYTTEEIARLLKVSKLTVYDLIKKGDLPAYRVGKQMRVDHYDLETYKQRAKNGMIRENNNAINIRDLQSGVQPGPASSDRALQPGKSGVMPAANPLHTDPSAVSPEFVHAAYARPEEILRNTGTMQPVTQEAVPPPINNQTIVITGQDTSLDLLARYMEKDNRYRPLRSFAGSMDSLVSMYMGNSDIVSTHLFDGDSGEYNLPYIRKILVSCPFTLINLASRQAGIYVQRGNPRRIQGWSDLSQPGLTVVNREKGAGARVLLDEQLRLHKIRPSTVRGYNNEETSHIAVAARIAAGQADAGVGSERAATMVGVEFIPLVTERYDLVVLNKPDNAEWIALLKRILQSVEFKQELQAIGGYDLSRTGEILYESVF; this is encoded by the coding sequence ATGGATGAACAGGTGTCATATACCACGGAAGAGATTGCCAGACTGTTAAAAGTATCCAAATTAACGGTCTATGATCTGATCAAAAAAGGAGATTTGCCTGCCTACCGGGTTGGCAAGCAGATGCGTGTAGATCATTATGATCTGGAGACCTACAAACAACGTGCCAAAAATGGCATGATACGAGAAAATAATAACGCAATCAATATCCGGGATCTTCAAAGCGGCGTGCAGCCGGGACCTGCTTCATCGGATCGGGCTTTGCAGCCTGGCAAAAGTGGGGTAATGCCAGCTGCCAATCCACTTCATACGGACCCTTCCGCAGTATCTCCGGAATTTGTCCATGCCGCTTATGCACGTCCCGAAGAGATTCTTCGCAATACCGGTACCATGCAACCGGTAACCCAGGAAGCTGTGCCTCCACCGATCAATAATCAGACGATTGTTATTACAGGGCAGGATACAAGCCTGGATCTACTGGCGCGTTACATGGAAAAAGATAACCGCTACCGTCCGCTCCGATCTTTTGCCGGAAGTATGGACAGTCTGGTCTCGATGTATATGGGCAATTCGGATATTGTCAGTACGCACTTGTTTGATGGAGACAGTGGAGAATACAATCTGCCCTATATACGCAAAATATTGGTGTCCTGTCCGTTTACCCTGATCAATCTGGCTTCTCGGCAGGCCGGAATCTATGTACAGCGGGGCAACCCTCGCCGTATTCAGGGCTGGAGTGATCTGAGCCAGCCGGGATTGACTGTCGTGAATCGGGAAAAGGGAGCAGGGGCGCGCGTGCTGCTGGATGAGCAGCTGCGGCTGCACAAGATTCGTCCGTCTACAGTAAGAGGGTACAATAATGAAGAGACTTCCCATATTGCCGTAGCTGCGCGAATTGCTGCAGGGCAGGCGGATGCAGGCGTAGGCAGTGAACGGGCAGCCACTATGGTAGGCGTAGAATTTATTCCACTCGTAACAGAGCGCTACGATCTCGTCGTACTCAACAAGCCGGATAATGCAGAATGGATCGCGCTGCTTAAGCGTATTTTGCAATCTGTGGAGTTCAAGCAGGAGCTGCAGGCGATAGGCGGGTATGATTTGTCTCGTACTGGAGAGATTTTGTATGAGAGCGTATTTTAA
- the modA gene encoding molybdate ABC transporter substrate-binding protein, with amino-acid sequence MSFLHKNKADKPRMMKYHLPILMILLVAALTACSSGSPADSNSSKQQGGWASSGTTELTVSAAASLTDSLQEIQNRYEQKFPNVKLTFNFAASGTLQKQIEQGAPADLFLSAGSKQMQALVKQKLIDPDHQTNLLTNELVLVVPKDSTDIPASIQDLQKSTVKRLAIGTPESVPAGMYAQQSLQAAKLWDTLQSRIVQTKDVKQVLSYVETGNADAGFVYKTDALESDGVKIAFTADPNSHDPIVYPAGVLAGTTHREEAAQFYAYLQTDEAQAVFEKYGFSRVVSGS; translated from the coding sequence ATGTCATTCCTACATAAGAATAAGGCTGATAAGCCGCGCATGATGAAATATCATCTGCCTATCCTGATGATTCTGCTTGTTGCCGCCCTGACTGCCTGCTCTTCCGGCAGCCCGGCAGACTCAAACAGCAGCAAACAGCAGGGCGGCTGGGCTTCCAGTGGTACAACCGAATTGACAGTCTCGGCAGCAGCCAGCCTCACAGACAGTCTGCAGGAGATTCAAAACAGGTACGAACAGAAATTCCCCAATGTCAAATTGACTTTTAACTTTGCCGCTTCCGGTACACTGCAAAAGCAAATTGAACAGGGAGCACCGGCAGACCTGTTCCTGTCAGCAGGCAGCAAGCAGATGCAGGCTCTTGTCAAACAGAAACTGATCGATCCCGATCATCAGACCAATCTGTTGACCAACGAGCTGGTGCTGGTTGTACCTAAAGATAGTACGGATATTCCAGCTTCTATACAGGATTTGCAAAAGTCTACGGTCAAACGCCTGGCGATCGGTACACCTGAATCGGTACCTGCCGGCATGTATGCCCAGCAGTCCCTGCAGGCAGCCAAACTGTGGGACACGCTGCAATCCCGTATCGTACAGACCAAGGATGTGAAGCAGGTACTCTCGTATGTAGAGACCGGCAATGCAGATGCAGGCTTTGTCTACAAAACGGATGCTCTGGAATCCGATGGTGTGAAGATCGCTTTTACAGCCGATCCCAACAGCCACGATCCTATTGTATATCCGGCAGGCGTGCTGGCCGGTACCACTCATCGTGAGGAAGCTGCCCAGTTCTACGCCTATCTGCAGACAGATGAAGCCCAGGCTGTATTTGAGAAATATGGTTTCAGCAGAGTAGTCAGCGGCTCATGA
- the modB gene encoding molybdate ABC transporter permease subunit, with protein MSDIWSWEAIGFPVMLSLRIACISGIVSFAAAVWVATWMNRYTFRGKILVETVFMLPLVLPPSVVGLLLLTILGRRSWIGQAAEWITRQPIVFSVTGAVIASAVVAFPLVYQTLKTGFALVDRDVLESSRSQGASELQVLWYMVLPLSWRSLVTGFVLGFARALGEFGATLMVAGNIPGKTQTLPTAIYFAVDAGHMELAWSLTIITILISFILLLLTGKIRGTD; from the coding sequence ATGAGTGATATCTGGTCCTGGGAGGCGATAGGTTTTCCGGTTATGCTGTCGCTGCGGATCGCCTGCATCTCGGGTATTGTTTCTTTTGCAGCAGCGGTGTGGGTGGCAACCTGGATGAATCGTTATACCTTTCGCGGGAAAATCCTGGTGGAGACAGTGTTTATGCTGCCGCTTGTACTGCCTCCCTCTGTCGTTGGTCTGCTGCTGCTGACGATACTCGGCAGACGTAGCTGGATTGGACAGGCTGCCGAGTGGATTACCCGGCAGCCTATTGTTTTCAGCGTTACCGGAGCTGTTATCGCCTCGGCTGTGGTCGCTTTTCCTCTTGTGTATCAGACGCTCAAGACCGGATTCGCGCTGGTTGATCGGGATGTACTGGAATCTTCCCGCTCCCAGGGGGCGAGTGAATTGCAGGTGCTCTGGTATATGGTACTGCCTCTCTCCTGGCGTTCACTTGTGACGGGATTTGTACTCGGCTTTGCAAGGGCACTCGGGGAGTTTGGAGCTACATTAATGGTTGCGGGCAATATTCCGGGCAAGACACAGACGCTGCCGACAGCTATTTATTTCGCGGTGGATGCCGGTCATATGGAGCTCGCCTGGAGCCTGACCATCATTACAATTTTGATTTCTTTTATCCTGCTTTTATTAACCGGAAAAATCCGTGGTACTGATTGA
- a CDS encoding GNAT family N-acetyltransferase produces the protein MLKLRQLSDISELQVVCEKYEQIMLKLNWDMLKNRTPGSTEDFFHYDQDRLVAYLAVYQFGPNIEVCGMTHPDYRRQGLFTKLWQQAADSGVFSGAHHVLLNVPRASASGQNWIHTIRTSLKSVEYTMKLDEHGSLLDPVVHEIASLRLFREEDAPLWARLDADAFDIPESSTMTALSNPHGPLSKIMHVIEHQGLAAGKIEVSREDKQSWIYGFAIDPALRGHGLGRSALRQIAAEEKRLGQEVWLNVVADNNRALHLYESCGFVHQDIQDYYEYQGIPMRSAAQV, from the coding sequence ATGCTAAAACTTCGTCAATTATCAGATATTTCCGAGCTTCAGGTAGTATGCGAGAAATATGAACAGATCATGCTGAAGCTTAATTGGGACATGCTCAAAAATCGTACTCCAGGCAGCACGGAAGACTTTTTCCATTATGATCAGGACCGGCTGGTAGCTTATTTGGCTGTTTACCAATTTGGTCCCAATATTGAAGTATGCGGTATGACACATCCTGATTATCGTCGTCAGGGCCTATTCACGAAGCTCTGGCAGCAGGCTGCAGACAGTGGTGTCTTTTCCGGAGCCCATCACGTACTGCTGAATGTCCCCCGTGCTTCTGCTTCCGGACAGAACTGGATTCATACCATCCGCACATCGCTCAAAAGCGTAGAATATACGATGAAACTGGACGAACATGGGTCGCTGCTTGATCCTGTTGTGCATGAGATTGCTTCCCTGCGGCTATTCCGAGAGGAAGATGCTCCCCTATGGGCACGTCTTGATGCCGATGCATTCGATATTCCGGAATCCTCCACGATGACTGCCCTATCGAACCCTCATGGTCCCCTATCCAAAATTATGCATGTCATTGAACACCAGGGGTTGGCAGCCGGCAAAATCGAAGTCAGTCGCGAGGATAAACAGAGCTGGATATACGGATTTGCGATTGATCCTGCTCTTCGCGGGCATGGCCTCGGACGCAGTGCGCTGCGCCAGATCGCTGCTGAAGAAAAAAGACTCGGACAGGAAGTATGGCTTAATGTAGTCGCAGATAATAACCGGGCGCTTCATTTGTACGAATCCTGCGGATTTGTGCATCAGGATATTCAGGATTATTATGAATATCAGGGAATCCCTATGCGATCTGCAGCGCAGGTATAA
- a CDS encoding flavodoxin — protein MPKILIVFASMTGNTEEMADLIAEGITSAGGVAELKQSMDVDADILLEYDAVMLGAYTWGDGELPDEFLDFYEDMDNLDLNGKKAAVFGSGDTAYDQYAAAVDLLTDKLRERGAEIVQESLKIELNPSAEDKETCRSFGKQFASTAVSLV, from the coding sequence ATGCCAAAAATATTAATCGTTTTTGCCAGTATGACAGGCAATACCGAAGAGATGGCAGACCTTATTGCAGAGGGCATTACATCCGCAGGTGGAGTTGCGGAACTGAAGCAGTCCATGGATGTGGATGCAGACATTCTGCTTGAATATGATGCTGTAATGCTTGGTGCTTATACATGGGGAGATGGCGAGCTGCCGGATGAATTCCTCGATTTCTATGAAGATATGGACAATCTGGATCTGAATGGTAAAAAAGCAGCTGTATTTGGCAGTGGAGATACTGCCTACGATCAATATGCAGCGGCAGTAGATCTGCTGACCGACAAGCTCAGAGAACGCGGAGCCGAGATTGTGCAGGAGAGCCTGAAGATCGAACTTAATCCTTCTGCTGAAGACAAAGAAACATGCCGCAGCTTCGGCAAACAATTTGCCAGCACGGCGGTTAGCCTTGTATAA
- a CDS encoding DUF1906 domain-containing protein, whose product MSVEQTVKGLDTTQSCIHEVDNFHKQGYAFVGRYYNVNRPEKNLTLEEAEVLSRGGIKIVAVWENGYPTTSGYFTELSGREDAKSAYDYARNVIHQPVGSAIYFTIDYDASVADLSHGIHQYMQTLVSTFKARGDAYKIGIYGSGLTCEYAIQHIPGIHYTWLAESSGWTHSRTFTGWNIRQTGSGSFHGLSIDLDEAVGSYGSFSIPL is encoded by the coding sequence ATGAGTGTCGAACAAACAGTAAAAGGACTGGATACCACACAATCCTGCATCCATGAAGTGGATAATTTTCACAAGCAAGGATATGCTTTTGTAGGCAGATATTATAATGTTAATCGTCCCGAGAAAAATCTGACATTGGAAGAAGCTGAGGTACTAAGCAGGGGAGGAATAAAAATAGTCGCGGTATGGGAAAATGGATATCCGACTACATCCGGTTATTTTACGGAATTATCAGGCCGTGAGGATGCTAAAAGTGCTTATGACTATGCCAGAAATGTAATTCATCAGCCAGTGGGATCAGCGATTTATTTCACTATCGATTATGATGCATCTGTAGCGGATCTCAGCCACGGTATTCATCAATATATGCAAACTCTGGTAAGTACATTCAAGGCACGAGGCGATGCGTACAAGATAGGTATCTACGGTTCGGGCCTTACATGTGAGTATGCGATTCAGCATATCCCCGGTATTCATTACACCTGGCTGGCAGAATCATCAGGTTGGACGCATTCCCGGACATTTACAGGCTGGAATATTAGACAGACGGGCAGCGGCAGCTTTCATGGTCTTTCGATCGATCTGGATGAAGCTGTCGGCAGCTACGGATCTTTTAGTATTCCTTTGTAA
- a CDS encoding sigma factor-like helix-turn-helix DNA-binding protein, translating to MNPVLCTYEECLVELKRSAWRLQSKTRAHIKRECEWAEDYNEVDSACSQLQQLCEDEFIQYALSHISSSKARLIIQKLYVQDLSEKQVAEQLNLTQQAVNRWKNKALQELRSKKNLLKYAQL from the coding sequence ATGAATCCTGTGTTGTGTACTTATGAGGAATGTCTGGTCGAGCTCAAACGAAGTGCATGGCGTCTGCAGAGCAAGACAAGAGCACATATCAAGCGAGAGTGCGAGTGGGCAGAGGATTACAACGAAGTCGATAGTGCGTGCAGTCAATTGCAGCAGTTATGCGAAGATGAGTTTATTCAGTATGCACTCAGCCATATTTCCTCATCAAAAGCCAGGCTAATTATTCAAAAGCTGTATGTGCAAGATCTGTCGGAGAAACAGGTGGCAGAGCAACTCAATCTGACCCAGCAGGCGGTGAACAGGTGGAAAAACAAAGCGCTGCAGGAACTAAGGAGCAAAAAGAATTTGCTGAAATATGCGCAGCTATAG
- a CDS encoding response regulator transcription factor, translating into MNELKLLVADDQTLMREGLKTILELEEDIIVVNTAANGQEAWEMVHRNEPDIVLLDIQMPVMDGICCARKIKQHHPDVIVLLLSTFMDEQYIMEGMRSGANGYLLKDMDSRLLIQTIRSVTAGQFTMPAAVAIQLAEMINRQLIETDRTAFGQFADFTRREQEIITLMRKGLTNKQIAQQLYIHSGTVRNYISIIYAKMGVNDRMSALMYLQAK; encoded by the coding sequence ATGAATGAGCTGAAATTGCTGGTGGCGGATGATCAGACGCTGATGAGGGAAGGGCTAAAGACCATACTGGAATTGGAAGAAGACATCATCGTCGTGAATACAGCTGCGAACGGCCAGGAAGCCTGGGAAATGGTACACCGGAACGAGCCTGATATTGTGCTGCTGGATATTCAGATGCCGGTTATGGATGGAATATGCTGCGCCCGTAAAATCAAACAGCATCATCCCGATGTGATTGTGCTGCTGCTCTCCACCTTTATGGATGAGCAATATATTATGGAAGGTATGAGAAGCGGAGCCAATGGTTATCTACTCAAGGATATGGACAGCCGTCTATTGATTCAGACGATTCGCAGTGTGACAGCCGGACAGTTTACGATGCCGGCAGCTGTCGCTATTCAGCTGGCAGAAATGATAAATCGGCAATTAATAGAGACTGACCGAACCGCTTTCGGTCAGTTCGCTGATTTTACAAGGCGGGAACAGGAGATTATCACGCTTATGAGAAAGGGGCTTACCAATAAGCAGATTGCCCAGCAGCTGTATATTCATAGTGGAACTGTGCGTAACTACATCAGTATTATTTATGCCAAAATGGGCGTGAATGATCGCATGAGTGCACTCATGTATCTGCAGGCCAAATAA
- a CDS encoding sensor histidine kinase — MKSANVGSALHCKTKQNQRSQKKYADIPVIPHAAIDEQTIPLGLSASSHSFPNKQADFHYCTSPVQYPSTLLTEQWITEQLLTEERRRIARDIHNVVSHTLTISVIQLDIAQKLLDINPTVTREKLESSQELIRHGIEEIRRFIHHMASQTPSMNLTSEIALIINNIYKHTSIEIDCAVGSLPELAYSQQKLICQALQEGITNGIRHGRSGCFRFWLHQQNEQIVFKLANKGSCPSKVHFGFGLSTLQQRVEDGGGTLNLCSNTPDWTQLFIQMPICNAAGEAYE, encoded by the coding sequence ATGAAATCAGCCAACGTTGGATCGGCACTGCATTGCAAAACAAAACAAAATCAGCGTTCACAGAAGAAATACGCAGACATTCCTGTCATACCGCATGCAGCGATAGACGAACAGACCATTCCGCTTGGTTTGTCTGCTTCTTCGCACAGTTTCCCTAATAAACAGGCAGATTTTCATTATTGTACATCTCCAGTGCAATATCCTAGCACATTATTGACTGAGCAATGGATCACCGAGCAGCTGCTAACCGAAGAACGACGTCGCATTGCAAGGGATATTCATAATGTTGTCAGTCATACACTGACTATTTCCGTGATCCAGCTGGACATAGCCCAAAAGCTGCTGGATATCAATCCAACTGTGACACGCGAAAAGCTCGAATCTTCTCAGGAACTGATCCGGCACGGAATCGAGGAGATTCGGCGATTTATTCATCATATGGCCAGTCAGACTCCCTCGATGAATCTAACCTCCGAAATTGCCCTCATTATTAATAATATTTATAAACACACTTCTATTGAGATTGATTGTGCCGTCGGATCTCTCCCGGAGCTTGCTTATTCCCAGCAGAAATTGATCTGTCAGGCGCTGCAGGAAGGAATTACGAACGGAATCCGGCATGGACGCAGCGGCTGTTTCCGGTTTTGGCTGCATCAGCAGAACGAGCAGATCGTATTCAAACTTGCCAATAAAGGCAGCTGCCCATCTAAGGTTCATTTTGGGTTTGGATTAAGTACATTACAGCAGCGGGTCGAAGATGGAGGGGGGACGCTTAATTTGTGTTCGAACACTCCCGACTGGACCCAACTGTTTATTCAGATGCCGATATGTAATGCAGCGGGAGAAGCTTATGAATGA
- a CDS encoding class I SAM-dependent methyltransferase gives MYIADQWKDYELIDTGDGERLERWGEILLRRPDPQIIWPKKSDDPRWNQVHGHYHRSSSGGGEWEWKRKIPEKWDLGYQQLKFHIKPTNFKHTGLFPEQAANWSWMMDKIRNAGRPISVLNLFAYTGGATVAASSAGAEVVHVDAAKGMVQWAKENHQLSGIGDRPVRFITDDVFKFVQREQRRGNKYDAIIMDPPSYGRGPGGEMWKLEQSLYPFLESCMSIMSDQPLFLLINSYTTGLAPTVLSNILSMTMKQRYGGTISSGEIGLPITNSGMTLPCGILGRWES, from the coding sequence ATGTATATTGCAGATCAATGGAAAGATTATGAATTAATCGATACCGGTGATGGAGAGCGTCTGGAGCGTTGGGGAGAAATTCTGCTGCGTCGTCCCGATCCACAGATCATCTGGCCCAAAAAATCCGATGATCCACGCTGGAATCAGGTACACGGTCATTATCACCGCAGTTCCTCCGGTGGTGGCGAATGGGAATGGAAACGCAAAATTCCGGAAAAATGGGATCTTGGTTACCAGCAGTTGAAATTCCATATCAAACCAACCAACTTCAAGCATACCGGTCTGTTCCCGGAGCAGGCAGCCAACTGGAGCTGGATGATGGACAAAATCCGCAATGCCGGACGTCCAATCTCTGTGCTTAACCTATTTGCCTATACAGGCGGAGCAACCGTAGCCGCTTCTTCGGCAGGCGCGGAAGTAGTACATGTCGATGCAGCCAAAGGCATGGTCCAGTGGGCCAAAGAAAATCATCAATTATCCGGTATCGGCGATCGTCCTGTACGCTTTATTACTGATGACGTATTCAAGTTTGTACAGCGTGAACAACGCCGCGGCAACAAATATGACGCTATTATTATGGACCCTCCTTCCTACGGACGCGGACCGGGTGGAGAAATGTGGAAGCTGGAACAGAGCCTGTATCCATTCCTCGAATCCTGCATGAGCATTATGTCCGATCAACCGTTGTTCCTGCTAATCAACTCGTATACTACAGGTCTGGCTCCAACCGTATTGTCCAATATCCTGAGCATGACGATGAAGCAGCGTTACGGCGGTACCATTTCTTCCGGAGAGATCGGTCTGCCGATTACCAATTCGGGGATGACTCTTCCATGCGGTATTCTGGGCCGCTGGGAAAGCTGA